The Homo sapiens chromosome 5, GRCh38.p14 Primary Assembly genome includes a window with the following:
- the JADE2 gene encoding E3 ubiquitin-protein ligase Jade-2 isoform 3 (isoform 3 is encoded by transcript variant 21): MEEKRRKYSISSDNSDTTDSHATSTSASRCSKLPSSTKSGWPRQNEKKPSEVFRTDLITAMKIPDSYQLSPDDYYILADPWRQEWEKGVQVPAGAEAIPEPVVRILPPLEGPPAQASPSSTMLGEGSQPDWPGGSRYDLDEIDAYWLELINSELKEMERPELDELTLERVLEELETLCHQNMARAIETQEGLGIEYDEDVVCDVCRSPEGEDGNEMVFCDKCNVCVHQACYGILKVPTGSWLCRTCALGVQPKCLLCPKRGGALKPTRSGTKWVHVSCALWIPEVSIGCPEKMEPITKISHIPASRWALSCSLCKECTGTCIQCSMPSCVTAFHVTCAFDHGLEMRTILADNDEVKFKSFCQEHSDGGPRNEPTSEPTEPSQAGEDLEKVTLRKQRLQQLEEDFYELVEPAEVAERLDLAEALVDFIYQYWKLKRKANANQPLLTPKTDEVDNLAQQEQDVLYRRLKLFTHLRQDLERVRNLCYMVTRRERTKHAICKLQEQIFHLQMKLIEQDLCRGLSTSFPIDGTFFNSWLAQSVQITAENMAMSEWPLNNGHREDPAPGLLSEELLQDEETLLSFMRDPSLRPGDPARKARGRTRLPAKKKPPPPPPQDGPGSRTTPDKAPKKTWGQDAGSGKGGQGPPTRKPPRRTSSHLPSSPAAGDCPILATPESPPPLAPETPDEAASVAADSDVQVPGPAASPKPLGRLRPPRESKVTRRLPGARPDAGMGPPSAVAERPKVSLHFDTETDGYFSDGEMSDSDVEAEDGGVQRGPREAGAEEVVRMGVLAS; the protein is encoded by the exons GTCATGCGACATCTACATCCGCATCAAGATGCTCCAAACTGCCCAGCAGCACCAAGTCGGGCTGGCCCCGACAGAACGAAAAGAAGCCCTCCGAG GTTTTCCGGACAGACTTGATCACAGCCATGAAGATCCCGGACTCATACCAGCTCAGCCCGGATGACTACTACATCCTGGCAGACCCATGGCGACAGGAATGGGAGAAAGGTGTGCAGGTGCCTGCCGGGGCAGAGGCCATCCCAGAGCCCGTGGTGAG GATCCTCCCACCACTGGAAGGCCCCCCTGCCCAGGCATCCCCGAGCAGCACCATGCTTGGTGAGGGCTCCCAGCCTGATTGGCCAGGGGGCAGCCGCTATGACTTGGACGAGATTGATGCCTACTGGCTGGAGCTCATCAACTCGGAGCTTAAGGAGATGG AGAGGCCGGAGCTGGACGAGCTGACATTAGAGCGTGTGCTGGAGGAGCTGGAGACCCTGTGCCACCAGAATATGGCCAGGGCCATTGAGACGCAGGAGGGGCTGGGCATCGAGTACGACGAGGATGTTGTCTGCGACGTGTGTCGCTCTCCTGAGGGCGAGGATGGCAACGAGATGGTCTTCTGTGACAAGTGCAACGTCTGTGTGCATCAG GCATGCTACGGGATCCTCAAGGTGCCCACGGGCAGCTGGCTGTGCCGGACGTGTGCCCTGGGTGTCCAGCCAAAGTGCCTGCTCTGCCCCAAGCGAGGAGGAGCCTTGAAGCCCACTAGAAGTGGGACCAAGTGGGTGCATGTCAGCTGTGCCCTATGGATTCCTGAG GTCAGCATCGGCTGCCCAGAGAAGATGGAGCCCATCACCAAGATCTCGCATATCCCAGCCAGCCGCTGGGCTCTGTCCTGCAGCCTCTGCAAGGAATGCACAGGCACCTGCATCCAG TGTTCCATGCCTTCCTGCGTCACAGCGTTCCATGTCACATGCGCCTTTGACCACGGCCTGGAAATGCGGACTATATTAGCAGACAACGATGAGGTCAAGTTCAAGTCATTCTGCCAGGAGCACAGTGACGGGGGCCCACGTAATGAGCCCACATCTGAGCCCACGGAACCCAGCCAGGCTGGCGAGGACCTGGAAAAGGTGACCCTGCGCAAGCAGCGGCTGCAGCAGCTAGAGGAGGACTTCTACGAGCTGGTGGAGCCGGCTGAGGTGGCTGAGCGGCTGGACCTGGCTGAGGCACTGGTCGACTTCATCTACCAGTACTGGAAGCTGAAGAGGAAAGCCAATGCCAACCAGCCGCTGCTGACCCCCAAGACCGACGAGGTGGACAACCTGGCCCAGCAGGAGCAGGACGTCCTCTACCGCCGCCTGAAGCTCTTCACCCATCTGCGGCAGGACCTAGAGAGG GTTAGAAATCTGTGCTACATGGTGACAAGGCGCGAGAGAACGAAACACGCCATCTGCAAACTCCAGGAGCAGATATTCCACCTGCAGATGAAACTTATTGAACAGGATCTGTGTCGAG GCCTGTCCACCTCATTCCCCATCGATGGCACCTTCTTCAACAGCTGGCTGGCACAGTCGGTGCAGATCACAGCAGAGAACATGGCCATGAGCGAGTGGCCACTGAACAATGGGCACCGCGAGGACCCTGCTCCAGGGCTGCTGTCAGAGGAACTGCTGCAGGACGAGGAGACACTGCTCAGCTTCATGCGGGACCCCTCGCTGCGACCTGGTGACCCTGCTAGGAAGGCCCGAGGCCGCACCCGCCTGCCTGCCAAGAagaaaccaccaccaccaccaccgcagGACGGGCCTGGTTCACGGACGACTCCAGACAAAGCCCCCAAGAAGACCTGGGGCCAGGATGCAGGCAGTGGCAAGGGGGGTCAAGGGCCACCTACCAGGAAGCCACCACGTCGGACATCTTCTCACTTGCCGTCCAGCCCTGCAGCCGGGGACTGTCCCATCCTAGCCACCCCTGAAAGCCCCCCGCCACTGGCCCCTGAGACCCCGGACGAGGCAGCCTCAGTAGCTGCTGACTCAGATGTCCAAGTGCCTGGCCCTGCAGCAAGCCCTAAGCCTTTGGGCCGGCTCCGGCCACCCCGCGAGAGCAAGGTAACCCGGAGATTGCCGGGTGCCAGGCCTGATGCTGGGATGGGACCACCTTCAGCTGTGGCTGAGAGGCCCAAGGTCAGCCTGCATTTTGACACTGAGACTGATGGCTACTTCTCTGATGGGGAGATGAGCGACTCAGATGTAGAGGCCGAGGACGGTGGGGTGCAGCGGGGTCcccgggaggcaggggcagaggaGGTGGTCCGCATGGGCGTACTGGCCTCCTAA
- the JADE2 gene encoding E3 ubiquitin-protein ligase Jade-2 isoform X8 has product MGGGCPVVLISLRGHATSTSASRCSKLPSSTKSGWPRQNEKKPSEVFRTDLITAMKIPDSYQLSPDDYYILADPWRQEWEKGVQVPAGAEAIPEPVVRILPPLEGPPAQASPSSTMLGEGSQPDWPGGSRYDLDEIDAYWLELINSELKEMERPELDELTLERVLEELETLCHQNMARAIETQEGLGIEYDEDVVCDVCRSPEGEDGNEMVFCDKCNVCVHQACYGILKVPTGSWLCRTCALGVQPKCLLCPKRGGALKPTRSGTKWVHVSCALWIPEVSIGCPEKMEPITKISHIPASRWALSCSLCKECTGTCIQCSMPSCVTAFHVTCAFDHGLEMRTILADNDEVKFKSFCQEHSDGGPRNEPTSEPTEPSQAGEDLEKVTLRKQRLQQLEEDFYELVEPAEVAERLDLAEALVDFIYQYWKLKRKANANQPLLTPKTDEVDNLAQQEQDVLYRRLKLFTHLRQDLERVRNLCYMVTRRERTKHAICKLQEQIFHLQMKLIEQDLCRERSGRRAKGKKSDSKRKGCEGSKGSTEKKEKVKAGPDSVLGQLAGLSTSFPIDGTFFNSWLAQSVQITAENMAMSEWPLNNGHREDPAPGLLSEELLQDEETLLSFMRDPSLRPGDPARKARGRTRLPAKKKPPPPPPQDGPGSRTTPDKAPKKTWGQDAGSGKGGQGPPTRKPPRRTSSHLPSSPAAGDCPILATPESPPPLAPETPDEAASVAADSDVQVPGPAASPKPLGRLRPPRESKVTRRLPGARPDAGMGPPSAVAERPKVSLHFDTETDGYFSDGEMSDSDVEAEDGGVQRGPREAGAEEVVRMGVLAS; this is encoded by the exons GTCATGCGACATCTACATCCGCATCAAGATGCTCCAAACTGCCCAGCAGCACCAAGTCGGGCTGGCCCCGACAGAACGAAAAGAAGCCCTCCGAG GTTTTCCGGACAGACTTGATCACAGCCATGAAGATCCCGGACTCATACCAGCTCAGCCCGGATGACTACTACATCCTGGCAGACCCATGGCGACAGGAATGGGAGAAAGGTGTGCAGGTGCCTGCCGGGGCAGAGGCCATCCCAGAGCCCGTGGTGAG GATCCTCCCACCACTGGAAGGCCCCCCTGCCCAGGCATCCCCGAGCAGCACCATGCTTGGTGAGGGCTCCCAGCCTGATTGGCCAGGGGGCAGCCGCTATGACTTGGACGAGATTGATGCCTACTGGCTGGAGCTCATCAACTCGGAGCTTAAGGAGATGG AGAGGCCGGAGCTGGACGAGCTGACATTAGAGCGTGTGCTGGAGGAGCTGGAGACCCTGTGCCACCAGAATATGGCCAGGGCCATTGAGACGCAGGAGGGGCTGGGCATCGAGTACGACGAGGATGTTGTCTGCGACGTGTGTCGCTCTCCTGAGGGCGAGGATGGCAACGAGATGGTCTTCTGTGACAAGTGCAACGTCTGTGTGCATCAG GCATGCTACGGGATCCTCAAGGTGCCCACGGGCAGCTGGCTGTGCCGGACGTGTGCCCTGGGTGTCCAGCCAAAGTGCCTGCTCTGCCCCAAGCGAGGAGGAGCCTTGAAGCCCACTAGAAGTGGGACCAAGTGGGTGCATGTCAGCTGTGCCCTATGGATTCCTGAG GTCAGCATCGGCTGCCCAGAGAAGATGGAGCCCATCACCAAGATCTCGCATATCCCAGCCAGCCGCTGGGCTCTGTCCTGCAGCCTCTGCAAGGAATGCACAGGCACCTGCATCCAG TGTTCCATGCCTTCCTGCGTCACAGCGTTCCATGTCACATGCGCCTTTGACCACGGCCTGGAAATGCGGACTATATTAGCAGACAACGATGAGGTCAAGTTCAAGTCATTCTGCCAGGAGCACAGTGACGGGGGCCCACGTAATGAGCCCACATCTGAGCCCACGGAACCCAGCCAGGCTGGCGAGGACCTGGAAAAGGTGACCCTGCGCAAGCAGCGGCTGCAGCAGCTAGAGGAGGACTTCTACGAGCTGGTGGAGCCGGCTGAGGTGGCTGAGCGGCTGGACCTGGCTGAGGCACTGGTCGACTTCATCTACCAGTACTGGAAGCTGAAGAGGAAAGCCAATGCCAACCAGCCGCTGCTGACCCCCAAGACCGACGAGGTGGACAACCTGGCCCAGCAGGAGCAGGACGTCCTCTACCGCCGCCTGAAGCTCTTCACCCATCTGCGGCAGGACCTAGAGAGG GTTAGAAATCTGTGCTACATGGTGACAAGGCGCGAGAGAACGAAACACGCCATCTGCAAACTCCAGGAGCAGATATTCCACCTGCAGATGAAACTTATTGAACAGGATCTGTGTCGAG AGCGGTCTGGGAGGAGAGCAAAGGGCAAGAAGAGTGACTCGAAGAGGAAGGGCTGCGAGGGCTCCAAGGGCAGcactgagaagaaagagaaagtgaaggcGGGGCCTGACTCAGTCCTGGGGCAGCTGG cAGGCCTGTCCACCTCATTCCCCATCGATGGCACCTTCTTCAACAGCTGGCTGGCACAGTCGGTGCAGATCACAGCAGAGAACATGGCCATGAGCGAGTGGCCACTGAACAATGGGCACCGCGAGGACCCTGCTCCAGGGCTGCTGTCAGAGGAACTGCTGCAGGACGAGGAGACACTGCTCAGCTTCATGCGGGACCCCTCGCTGCGACCTGGTGACCCTGCTAGGAAGGCCCGAGGCCGCACCCGCCTGCCTGCCAAGAagaaaccaccaccaccaccaccgcagGACGGGCCTGGTTCACGGACGACTCCAGACAAAGCCCCCAAGAAGACCTGGGGCCAGGATGCAGGCAGTGGCAAGGGGGGTCAAGGGCCACCTACCAGGAAGCCACCACGTCGGACATCTTCTCACTTGCCGTCCAGCCCTGCAGCCGGGGACTGTCCCATCCTAGCCACCCCTGAAAGCCCCCCGCCACTGGCCCCTGAGACCCCGGACGAGGCAGCCTCAGTAGCTGCTGACTCAGATGTCCAAGTGCCTGGCCCTGCAGCAAGCCCTAAGCCTTTGGGCCGGCTCCGGCCACCCCGCGAGAGCAAGGTAACCCGGAGATTGCCGGGTGCCAGGCCTGATGCTGGGATGGGACCACCTTCAGCTGTGGCTGAGAGGCCCAAGGTCAGCCTGCATTTTGACACTGAGACTGATGGCTACTTCTCTGATGGGGAGATGAGCGACTCAGATGTAGAGGCCGAGGACGGTGGGGTGCAGCGGGGTCcccgggaggcaggggcagaggaGGTGGTCCGCATGGGCGTACTGGCCTCCTAA
- the JADE2 gene encoding E3 ubiquitin-protein ligase Jade-2 isoform 11 (isoform 11 is encoded by transcript variant 17), which produces MKRNGIRLQDCKRKWMEEKRRKYSISSDNSDTTDSHATSTSASRCSKLPSSTKSGWPRQNEKKPSEVFRTDLITAMKIPDSYQLSPDDYYILADPWRQEWEKGVQVPAGAEAIPEPVVRILPPLEGPPAQASPSSTMLGEGSQPDWPGGSRYDLDEIDAYWLELINSELKEMERPELDELTLERVLEELETLCHQNMARAIETQEGLGIEYDEDVVCDVCRSPEGEDGNEMVFCDKCNVCVHQACYGILKVPTGSWLCRTCALGVQPKCLLCPKRGGALKPTRSGTKWVHVSCALWIPEVSIGCPEKMEPITKISHIPASRWALSCSLCKECTGTCIQCSMPSCVTAFHVTCAFDHGLEMRTILADNDEVKFKSFCQEHSDGGPRNEPTSEPTEPSQAGEDLEKVTLRKQRLQQLEEDFYELVEPAEVAERLDLAEALVDFIYQYWKLKRKANANQPLLTPKTDEVDNLAQQEQDVLYRRLKLFTHLRQDLERVRNLCYMVTRRERTKHAICKLQEQIFHLQMKLIEQDLCRAGLSTSFPIDGTFFNSWLAQSVQITAENMAMSEWPLNNGHREDPAPGLLSEELLQDEETLLSFMRDPSLRPGDPARKARGRTRLPAKKKPPPPPPQDGPGSRTTPDKAPKKTWGQDAGSGKGGQGPPTRKPPRRTSSHLPSSPAAGDCPILATPESPPPLAPETPDEAASVAADSDVQVPGPAASPKPLGRLRPPRESKVTRRLPGARPDAGMGPPSAVAERPKVSLHFDTETDGYFSDGEMSDSDVEAEDGGVQRGPREAGAEEVVRMGVLAS; this is translated from the exons GTCATGCGACATCTACATCCGCATCAAGATGCTCCAAACTGCCCAGCAGCACCAAGTCGGGCTGGCCCCGACAGAACGAAAAGAAGCCCTCCGAG GTTTTCCGGACAGACTTGATCACAGCCATGAAGATCCCGGACTCATACCAGCTCAGCCCGGATGACTACTACATCCTGGCAGACCCATGGCGACAGGAATGGGAGAAAGGTGTGCAGGTGCCTGCCGGGGCAGAGGCCATCCCAGAGCCCGTGGTGAG GATCCTCCCACCACTGGAAGGCCCCCCTGCCCAGGCATCCCCGAGCAGCACCATGCTTGGTGAGGGCTCCCAGCCTGATTGGCCAGGGGGCAGCCGCTATGACTTGGACGAGATTGATGCCTACTGGCTGGAGCTCATCAACTCGGAGCTTAAGGAGATGG AGAGGCCGGAGCTGGACGAGCTGACATTAGAGCGTGTGCTGGAGGAGCTGGAGACCCTGTGCCACCAGAATATGGCCAGGGCCATTGAGACGCAGGAGGGGCTGGGCATCGAGTACGACGAGGATGTTGTCTGCGACGTGTGTCGCTCTCCTGAGGGCGAGGATGGCAACGAGATGGTCTTCTGTGACAAGTGCAACGTCTGTGTGCATCAG GCATGCTACGGGATCCTCAAGGTGCCCACGGGCAGCTGGCTGTGCCGGACGTGTGCCCTGGGTGTCCAGCCAAAGTGCCTGCTCTGCCCCAAGCGAGGAGGAGCCTTGAAGCCCACTAGAAGTGGGACCAAGTGGGTGCATGTCAGCTGTGCCCTATGGATTCCTGAG GTCAGCATCGGCTGCCCAGAGAAGATGGAGCCCATCACCAAGATCTCGCATATCCCAGCCAGCCGCTGGGCTCTGTCCTGCAGCCTCTGCAAGGAATGCACAGGCACCTGCATCCAG TGTTCCATGCCTTCCTGCGTCACAGCGTTCCATGTCACATGCGCCTTTGACCACGGCCTGGAAATGCGGACTATATTAGCAGACAACGATGAGGTCAAGTTCAAGTCATTCTGCCAGGAGCACAGTGACGGGGGCCCACGTAATGAGCCCACATCTGAGCCCACGGAACCCAGCCAGGCTGGCGAGGACCTGGAAAAGGTGACCCTGCGCAAGCAGCGGCTGCAGCAGCTAGAGGAGGACTTCTACGAGCTGGTGGAGCCGGCTGAGGTGGCTGAGCGGCTGGACCTGGCTGAGGCACTGGTCGACTTCATCTACCAGTACTGGAAGCTGAAGAGGAAAGCCAATGCCAACCAGCCGCTGCTGACCCCCAAGACCGACGAGGTGGACAACCTGGCCCAGCAGGAGCAGGACGTCCTCTACCGCCGCCTGAAGCTCTTCACCCATCTGCGGCAGGACCTAGAGAGG GTTAGAAATCTGTGCTACATGGTGACAAGGCGCGAGAGAACGAAACACGCCATCTGCAAACTCCAGGAGCAGATATTCCACCTGCAGATGAAACTTATTGAACAGGATCTGTGTCGAG cAGGCCTGTCCACCTCATTCCCCATCGATGGCACCTTCTTCAACAGCTGGCTGGCACAGTCGGTGCAGATCACAGCAGAGAACATGGCCATGAGCGAGTGGCCACTGAACAATGGGCACCGCGAGGACCCTGCTCCAGGGCTGCTGTCAGAGGAACTGCTGCAGGACGAGGAGACACTGCTCAGCTTCATGCGGGACCCCTCGCTGCGACCTGGTGACCCTGCTAGGAAGGCCCGAGGCCGCACCCGCCTGCCTGCCAAGAagaaaccaccaccaccaccaccgcagGACGGGCCTGGTTCACGGACGACTCCAGACAAAGCCCCCAAGAAGACCTGGGGCCAGGATGCAGGCAGTGGCAAGGGGGGTCAAGGGCCACCTACCAGGAAGCCACCACGTCGGACATCTTCTCACTTGCCGTCCAGCCCTGCAGCCGGGGACTGTCCCATCCTAGCCACCCCTGAAAGCCCCCCGCCACTGGCCCCTGAGACCCCGGACGAGGCAGCCTCAGTAGCTGCTGACTCAGATGTCCAAGTGCCTGGCCCTGCAGCAAGCCCTAAGCCTTTGGGCCGGCTCCGGCCACCCCGCGAGAGCAAGGTAACCCGGAGATTGCCGGGTGCCAGGCCTGATGCTGGGATGGGACCACCTTCAGCTGTGGCTGAGAGGCCCAAGGTCAGCCTGCATTTTGACACTGAGACTGATGGCTACTTCTCTGATGGGGAGATGAGCGACTCAGATGTAGAGGCCGAGGACGGTGGGGTGCAGCGGGGTCcccgggaggcaggggcagaggaGGTGGTCCGCATGGGCGTACTGGCCTCCTAA
- the JADE2 gene encoding E3 ubiquitin-protein ligase Jade-2 isoform 2 (isoform 2 is encoded by transcript variant 2), protein MVPTAAIAVGGYFLGGMEEKRRKYSISSDNSDTTDSHATSTSASRCSKLPSSTKSGWPRQNEKKPSEVFRTDLITAMKIPDSYQLSPDDYYILADPWRQEWEKGVQVPAGAEAIPEPVVRILPPLEGPPAQASPSSTMLGEGSQPDWPGGSRYDLDEIDAYWLELINSELKEMERPELDELTLERVLEELETLCHQNMARAIETQEGLGIEYDEDVVCDVCRSPEGEDGNEMVFCDKCNVCVHQACYGILKVPTGSWLCRTCALGVQPKCLLCPKRGGALKPTRSGTKWVHVSCALWIPEVSIGCPEKMEPITKISHIPASRWALSCSLCKECTGTCIQCSMPSCVTAFHVTCAFDHGLEMRTILADNDEVKFKSFCQEHSDGGPRNEPTSEPTEPSQAGEDLEKVTLRKQRLQQLEEDFYELVEPAEVAERLDLAEALVDFIYQYWKLKRKANANQPLLTPKTDEVDNLAQQEQDVLYRRLKLFTHLRQDLERVRNLCYMVTRRERTKHAICKLQEQIFHLQMKLIEQDLCRERSGRRAKGKKSDSKRKGCEGSKGSTEKKEKVKAGPDSVLGQLAGLSTSFPIDGTFFNSWLAQSVQITAENMAMSEWPLNNGHREDPAPGLLSEELLQDEETLLSFMRDPSLRPGDPARKARGRTRLPAKKKPPPPPPQDGPGSRTTPDKAPKKTWGQDAGSGKGGQGPPTRKPPRRTSSHLPSSPAAGDCPILATPESPPPLAPETPDEAASVAADSDVQVPGPAASPKPLGRLRPPRESKVTRRLPGARPDAGMGPPSAVAERPKVSLHFDTETDGYFSDGEMSDSDVEAEDGGVQRGPREAGAEEVVRMGVLAS, encoded by the exons GTCATGCGACATCTACATCCGCATCAAGATGCTCCAAACTGCCCAGCAGCACCAAGTCGGGCTGGCCCCGACAGAACGAAAAGAAGCCCTCCGAG GTTTTCCGGACAGACTTGATCACAGCCATGAAGATCCCGGACTCATACCAGCTCAGCCCGGATGACTACTACATCCTGGCAGACCCATGGCGACAGGAATGGGAGAAAGGTGTGCAGGTGCCTGCCGGGGCAGAGGCCATCCCAGAGCCCGTGGTGAG GATCCTCCCACCACTGGAAGGCCCCCCTGCCCAGGCATCCCCGAGCAGCACCATGCTTGGTGAGGGCTCCCAGCCTGATTGGCCAGGGGGCAGCCGCTATGACTTGGACGAGATTGATGCCTACTGGCTGGAGCTCATCAACTCGGAGCTTAAGGAGATGG AGAGGCCGGAGCTGGACGAGCTGACATTAGAGCGTGTGCTGGAGGAGCTGGAGACCCTGTGCCACCAGAATATGGCCAGGGCCATTGAGACGCAGGAGGGGCTGGGCATCGAGTACGACGAGGATGTTGTCTGCGACGTGTGTCGCTCTCCTGAGGGCGAGGATGGCAACGAGATGGTCTTCTGTGACAAGTGCAACGTCTGTGTGCATCAG GCATGCTACGGGATCCTCAAGGTGCCCACGGGCAGCTGGCTGTGCCGGACGTGTGCCCTGGGTGTCCAGCCAAAGTGCCTGCTCTGCCCCAAGCGAGGAGGAGCCTTGAAGCCCACTAGAAGTGGGACCAAGTGGGTGCATGTCAGCTGTGCCCTATGGATTCCTGAG GTCAGCATCGGCTGCCCAGAGAAGATGGAGCCCATCACCAAGATCTCGCATATCCCAGCCAGCCGCTGGGCTCTGTCCTGCAGCCTCTGCAAGGAATGCACAGGCACCTGCATCCAG TGTTCCATGCCTTCCTGCGTCACAGCGTTCCATGTCACATGCGCCTTTGACCACGGCCTGGAAATGCGGACTATATTAGCAGACAACGATGAGGTCAAGTTCAAGTCATTCTGCCAGGAGCACAGTGACGGGGGCCCACGTAATGAGCCCACATCTGAGCCCACGGAACCCAGCCAGGCTGGCGAGGACCTGGAAAAGGTGACCCTGCGCAAGCAGCGGCTGCAGCAGCTAGAGGAGGACTTCTACGAGCTGGTGGAGCCGGCTGAGGTGGCTGAGCGGCTGGACCTGGCTGAGGCACTGGTCGACTTCATCTACCAGTACTGGAAGCTGAAGAGGAAAGCCAATGCCAACCAGCCGCTGCTGACCCCCAAGACCGACGAGGTGGACAACCTGGCCCAGCAGGAGCAGGACGTCCTCTACCGCCGCCTGAAGCTCTTCACCCATCTGCGGCAGGACCTAGAGAGG GTTAGAAATCTGTGCTACATGGTGACAAGGCGCGAGAGAACGAAACACGCCATCTGCAAACTCCAGGAGCAGATATTCCACCTGCAGATGAAACTTATTGAACAGGATCTGTGTCGAG AGCGGTCTGGGAGGAGAGCAAAGGGCAAGAAGAGTGACTCGAAGAGGAAGGGCTGCGAGGGCTCCAAGGGCAGcactgagaagaaagagaaagtgaaggcGGGGCCTGACTCAGTCCTGGGGCAGCTGG cAGGCCTGTCCACCTCATTCCCCATCGATGGCACCTTCTTCAACAGCTGGCTGGCACAGTCGGTGCAGATCACAGCAGAGAACATGGCCATGAGCGAGTGGCCACTGAACAATGGGCACCGCGAGGACCCTGCTCCAGGGCTGCTGTCAGAGGAACTGCTGCAGGACGAGGAGACACTGCTCAGCTTCATGCGGGACCCCTCGCTGCGACCTGGTGACCCTGCTAGGAAGGCCCGAGGCCGCACCCGCCTGCCTGCCAAGAagaaaccaccaccaccaccaccgcagGACGGGCCTGGTTCACGGACGACTCCAGACAAAGCCCCCAAGAAGACCTGGGGCCAGGATGCAGGCAGTGGCAAGGGGGGTCAAGGGCCACCTACCAGGAAGCCACCACGTCGGACATCTTCTCACTTGCCGTCCAGCCCTGCAGCCGGGGACTGTCCCATCCTAGCCACCCCTGAAAGCCCCCCGCCACTGGCCCCTGAGACCCCGGACGAGGCAGCCTCAGTAGCTGCTGACTCAGATGTCCAAGTGCCTGGCCCTGCAGCAAGCCCTAAGCCTTTGGGCCGGCTCCGGCCACCCCGCGAGAGCAAGGTAACCCGGAGATTGCCGGGTGCCAGGCCTGATGCTGGGATGGGACCACCTTCAGCTGTGGCTGAGAGGCCCAAGGTCAGCCTGCATTTTGACACTGAGACTGATGGCTACTTCTCTGATGGGGAGATGAGCGACTCAGATGTAGAGGCCGAGGACGGTGGGGTGCAGCGGGGTCcccgggaggcaggggcagaggaGGTGGTCCGCATGGGCGTACTGGCCTCCTAA